From the Mya arenaria isolate MELC-2E11 chromosome 17, ASM2691426v1 genome, the window TTCCACACAAGCCCCAAGCCCCAAGCTTGCCCACGTTTAGTCAGcaaaagacatacatgtatatatatagtgatATGATAATAGTGAAGACAAAAACCTTAAGATGGCAAGTGGCTGCAAAGTGGAAGTAAGATAGCCACATGTTGGAAAGATAACACAATGATGTACTTCTTATAAAAATTTGTCATTATTCATCAGGACCTTGTATgatatacattacatacatgtgCTTAAAGAACATACACTCCCGTGTGAAACAGATTCACTTATTCCATAATTCAGCCAAGAGAGAAGCCGAGGGAGAAGTAACCCTAGGATGACACCTGTAATAATATCCAAGCAGGATAAAGACTACTATTTGACTAACTAATTccttattatatatttgttggagtaacaaacattttacataattttataatacatgtataataattagtAACCATATTTAGCTAACTTGTACTTTATGGTACATCCAAGTCTGTTGCCGTTAGATTTAGCATTATCAACAATTCTTGTTATGAccttttcaaatttgtttggACTACTatcattttgtgaaatgtatttatattctgTAGATTTGAACTTTGAGAATTTCAAGTTCATTTGGATGACCAAACATTGTGGGAATTGAAActtaattatgccccccccccctttgaagaagagagggtatattgctttgcaaatGTCCGTTggtctgtccgtccgtcagtagaccaaagcttgtccgagtgataactccacAATTCCTGAccctattgtcatcaaacttgacgtGAAGGTCGGGCTTAACCAGTGGATGACTCCTATTGAGTTTAGGGGTCATCGAGGCataggtcaaggtaacagtgacctttaacggGAAAATGTCAATGTTTGTATGAGTGCTTACTCAACAATGTCTGGAccgggcctgaccagtagatgatccctatttattttaggggtcaaaggtcaaggtcagagtgaCCTTGATTGCAAAAAGCTCCGAGCGAtaactggacaatgcctgcacccatggccctcaaacttgacttggagattgggcctgaccagtagatgattcCTATTGATTTTATGGTCATCGTGTTCAAGGTCTATGTCACAGTGACTTCGAACGCGAAAAgcttgtccatgtgataactctacaatgcctgcacccatgataTCTACACTTGACATTTACGTTGAgtgtgaccagtagatgacccctatggatttgaggtcaaaagtcaaggtcacaactcatattggtcattaaaattacatcatatttcattattccctgctgctaagaggatacatgttatCTGTCATCATCTGAGCAGGATTAAAAAATGTACCAACTATCCTGACACTGAAAATGGTCCTAATCTTAAatctgcctcaaaggcatctcATGTCATTGACAAATTAGCTGTGATTTCGTTgaatttatgtattgattttcaatagattaaagatgcattcttactcccaaataaggttattacaattattttaatatactgaaatggatgaataaaaatagaaaaataatagttcttatgaaggatactgtgttaaatttgaaagaaagttgcagaaaacacagCAGTTTTACCTTTTAAGTTGATagttgatcacagtaaatcttttagcactcaccagtcatttaatatttgtgcgttttcagctacagaatacacggttacaatcttgttatcagtaaatgatatttttaatgaatgcattatttagtaagtagttaaatgtttatcactgaaaatttttgtttgttatacatgtgtatgtattgatttaaatactattatcactttaagtttgaatttttcaaatttgttaggacgaCCTAACATTTTGTGTATTCATATTTTGGTCAATAGATTTGAACTTTGaccaatttaaaattattgtgaCATCCTAACGTTTCGtgattttcaataatttcaacTTTGAATGTCTCAAATTTGTTATGAGGTCCtaacattttgtaatttcatatatttgattttcaatGGTTTTAACTTTGAATGTctcaaatttgttaggacgtgctaacattttgagattttatattttcaatacttttcaCTTGGAAtggttcaaatttgttaggacgtcctaacattttgagattttatattttcaatacttttcaCTTGGAAtggttcaaatttgttaggacgtcctaacattttgagatttttttattttcaatacttttcaCTTTGAATGGTTCAattttgttaggacgtcctaacactATGTGATTTTATATCTTTGATTTTCAATAGTTGCAACTTTGAATGTTTCAactttgttaggacgtcctaacattttgtgatttaatatttgagttttcaatacttataactataaatgtttcaactttgttaggacgtcctaacattttaggatatttttgattttcaaatacCTTTAACTaagaattttcaaatttgttaggacgtcctaacattttgggATCTCACATCTTTAATTTTCAATGGTTTCCTctttgaatttttcaaatttgttaggacgtcctaacattttgggATCTCACATCTTTAATTTTCAATGGTTTCCTctttgaatttttcaaatttgttaggacgtcctaacattttgggATCTCACATCTTTAATTTTCAATGGTTTCCTCTTTGAATTTTTCAcatttgttaggacgtcctaacattttgggATCTCACATCTTTAATTTTCAATGGTTTCCTCTTTGAATTTTTCAcatttgttaggacgtcctaacattttgggATCTCACATCTTTAGTTTTCAATGGTTTCCTctttgaatttttcaaatttgttaggacgtcctaacattttgggATCTCACATCTTTAATTTTCAATGGTTTCCTctttgaatttttcaaatttgttaggacgtcctaacattttgggATCTCACATCTTTAATTTTCAATGGTTTCCTCTTTGAATTTTTCAcatttgttaggacgtcctaacattttgggATCTCACATCTTTAGTTTTCAATGGTTTCCTCTTTGAATTTTTCAcatttgttaggacgtcctaacattttgggATCTCACATCTTTAATTTTCAATGGTTTCCTctttgaatttttcaaatttgttaggacgtcctaacatttttgGATTTCATATCTTTGGTGTtactttgaatgtttcaaattttgttaGGACATCCTAACATTTTCTATTATCTTACTgttttttgatggaaaatgctattgaataaagactaaaaactaattttgttgttgtgttggttctatttttcaatgaaaaaacacTCAAAATTGGCatgaaatatgcagaaaagctGTCTGTGAATTGGGATTGATCGGACAATCCCTTTTTAAATTGGACGAGCTTCAACGTGCAAAAAGCTTTGTGAATAGCAACAGTTAATATAACACTCGTGGCCACACTCGGTCAAATATATGCATAATACTGAAACTAGCAAATAGTATCTCAATCTTATactgacacaaacaattatgtAATATGAATGCATTAACTCTCATACTGATTGCGTCATTATACAAACCAAGAggtagaaaaagaaaaaaaaagtgaaaacaaatcagCTGTCGGGTGTCATTTGAGCTGTACTGgctaaattaaacaaaattatccCCTTTTTGTTCATCTTTACTAACATTTAAGTGTAAGATTCCAAACATATTGGGATGAAAGTGGTCTTCTTGTATAGGTTTCCGCCCCTCACCCAAGAAGATGTGGGCTCGATGCCCATCAATGTAAccttctcatggcctctcaaaacgGATAAAGTACTGGTTTCTGTCCAGGAAACGGATTCGAGTGTAAccttataagctatcagctttgtGACAATCAAGcttcaataaattaatataaccaTACATATTGCATCTTAATAATCATTCAAAGCTCACAATATAAACGTGTTGAGGCGAGGTTTGGTGGTAAATGAGTTTTCAAACGAACAAAAACTCGAACATTTCAGATGATGTTCAGCCACTTCTTGAAAATCctttagttattttaatttggtAGGGTATATTCGTTTCGTTCTACCATATACTCCTAGTAAAGCATCTCCACGTTCAGTTTAAGCTAACAGTCGCTCACGTtagcaaactgttttgttttgcatcCCTGTGCATGTTAAATCGGAATGCATAACATAATCGAttgttagccttaactgaacgAATGGCATATGAAATAGCCAGAATGAGGCTGTTACAagataaagatatttaaaatacaatttaaaatatgttaaatgtatcaaACAGCATTAAATTGGTTGGAGAAAATTAATGGGCTTTGTAAACAGTAATgagtatgtattgattaaaGCGTTGTCGTACGAGATTAAACCATGATACACTACCAAACACGCGTTATTTGCTAATCATGCATATCGCCGTGTGTTTTCCTTACCTCTGACGTTATctttttgatttaattttctCTATAACCCGCGATATAAGCATTACACCAACTGCGCTCATTTCTATAATTTCTTCGACATTATACAGCATCGAGTTTATGCTATAGGCGGCGTTGCTAAGTGTAAATTAATGGTGAATAcggtagctgtcaattttctgaGGGCTAGTTCCGTTCCTATAAATATAATTCtattcagttttattaaacttgtacgAAATCGATCGGGGTTCCGAAAATCACTTTGTTTTTACTCAAAACGGTCATTGATCCTTGAAATTTATGTTTTGCAACTGTGAAAGTTTTAAGACGCTTTTGCCACTTTATATTCGTTCTTATCTAAATTACGAATGCACTCGTTAAACTTGTATGAATGtgaataacttgaaaacaatgtagcgtataattatatgatattgattattggtggttaaacaTAGCTAGTGAAGTTTAGGGGACGTTTTAACACGAAAAAGAGGCTAACTTTAAACACGTGTTTGACTCCAATCACTCTAAATCGTGATTTTCCAAAAATCTTAACATAGTAACTTacataaaatcacatttaaacaaaaacattgtgcAATCATCACTTCAAATTTGTTCTATCATTTCCCACTTTCAATTACGTACAAAAATCTCTGCTCTTCCAACAAAGATgtgtgcaaaaaaaacaacagagcTTCTTGTGCATTCTCTTTATTAAGGCATGTAAGCGCTTTCGCATGTTTATTTCCGTAGCAATTAACAATCAAGGTCTAACAGTCAACGATGACCTTgttttagaggcacaaggtacaCTGTCTTACATTTGAAGATGACCTTGCTTAAGAGGAACAAGATTCAAGATCTAACATTAAACAATGACCTTGTCTAAGAGGCGCAAAGGTCAAAGTCTGTCATTTAACGTTGTCGTGTCTAAGAGGAACAAGATTCATAGTCTTAGATTAAACGCAGACTTTGTCTAAGAGGCGCAAGGCTCAAGTCTAACAATTAACGATGACCTTGTGTAAGAGACATAAGGTGCAATGTCTACATTGGAAGATGACTTTGCTTAATAGGAGCGGGGTTCAAGATTTAACAATAACGATGGGTTTGTCTTAGGGGCTCAATGATGAAGGTCTATTATTTCACGATGACCTTTTCTACAAGGAGCATGGTTCAAGTTCTTTCATTCAACGCTGACCTTTTCTATGCAACAAGGTTAAAGGTATAACATACAATCAACGAGGGATACACAAATTcacaatacaaacacacaatTACATCATTACAAGTATtctttattgaatgtttgttttttaaacttttttgttgataaacaGAGCCCAATAGAGCTTTATTTACACTGCAAGGTACACAATGTAAAGTAAGTGGTGTATTTACATAGCACATGTTATCAAACAAATGTTTCGCAattggttttaatatttgtatttcttgaTCAAAACTGTCAAATATAGCGTTTTAAGAAAGGATATACAGCTGTGTTCTTTTTGGCGATGTTTATGTGAGTTATTTCTctgattttgatttatttatagtGATATTGCTTTTCatcaatattgttaatattgttattgttactTTGACACATAAAACTATAAATGTCTGAGTTTATTAAGTTGTCAGAGCTTGTAAATATACACACTTCTTGCATCGGCTATGCTACTTTAACGTCCAAGGAAAGTAACCGCTGTGAGAAATTATGGAAATATAGTGTACTGTGATCGTTAATCATTGTCGGCTAAGCGCTTTGTTATTGCGTTCATCGACACTGATAAAACGTTTTCCTAACGAACGAATGGCTTTGACTATTTTACTTTCTTTATTTCATAGTAATTCAATAACGTAAGGACCTTTGGCTAGAAGAACCAGTTTTGACGGTCTtcgacaaaataaaagaataaaaccaGTAATAAACATTCTATGACACCAAGGGCCCCCTTACAAAAACCCATGTGcatttaaattataacaaagaGCAGattaaacatgaataaaatgtggaaagtttagaaaaaatcaaaagtttacatttaaaatgctttcattttgaattaagaatagtttcaaataatttatgcctttaacatttttatggatattacatgtattgtgttttattaatttgaaatgttttactatgaTCAAACTTGCGGTCGAAAAAGAAACCTTAAACGGATATGAAAGTGTTTGGCAAGACGTTAGTTTATTGACACATCTGAACTCATTTCTCACCAAACAAATTTATATAGGTATCCTTCCATAAAACTGCGTTTTCATATCTGTATTTGGCGTTtgccctgtgtcattaaacagaGTTTAAATTTTTGGCTTCTGattttgtttatgtagtttttcataaatgtatgttcatatatgtgaatataaaaaaatatctgcatttatgtgttgtatgtttttTGCAAGAAACGGTAAAATGctaaattgttaatattaacAGACAGCTCAACTAATTTACTGTTTTGCACGTGAAGGATTTTATGCTGTTTCCATGAGTGCGTTTTTCGATTTAATCATCATTAGGGCTTTATACGGAATAATATCATAGTGAGTAAGTCTATTGATAAGTAGAAACACAAGcatttaatataagttttgttaCGTTTATATTTAACTACACAATTTATTACTTAATTGCTATTAAAGTGTACATATCAGAAAAGTaactttaacattaaataatatgCTAGTGAGATACTCATTTTGAGATCAACATCCGTtataatattatgcatattGGATAACAATCTAACAGTCTTTGTTGAAGACGTAGAATATATCCTTACGGAAGTATTTAAGACACAATAGCAAGAATCCTATCAAAGGAAACTGGAAAATAATAAGTTCCCGCAAAATACACCTACTTTAATGACATGATAACATTTGCTGTAATTAATTTCACTAAGGGTACAGTTGGCGCCACCTAGTTAATAGTTAAGTCTATTAACACAAGAACGTGTAGAATATATACCTGGTAAAAACACGTACAAACAAGATACACTTTTTCATTGtatctttatattgtttttgtaattagACCTAAGCTTATGTCAGTTCAATTAGTGATTTTACACACATTCATTACCTTGAAGCAATCTACTTCAAAATAAGCGAGGTAACAATCCAAAATCCGGCGAGTGCCTTATTTTTGCTTCTTTACGCCGAGTTCTCGGTTGAGGTTGATCGGAAAGCGGCACATCATAAACAGGCAACTATCGGTTCAGTGCTACAAGTTAATACTTAGCATCATTCCTTGGTTTGCCACTTTACCCTAACTATAAGCTGGAACTGTATTCACATCTTGAGTTTGGGTGTTTACGACACAGGCTCagaaaaagttgttgtttttttaaatgcgaCAAATTActttcaacataattattttttaccaaaatgtgtttgtaaatatttgttaaacttgatatttccaaaatatacgaatatatatatatatatatatatatatatatatatatatataaccaatTAATATTGGCAATCTTGAGTATTGAGTTTCAAATTGGCCTAAAGACGTTTGTAAATACGGACCTCTCGGGTCGATGCTGCTAGGTAACATTTAGCCTGATGTTCTTGTTTTGACACTTATCGCGAAGACTTTGTACTGACAACAATCTTTTcaaaatacgaaataaatgatattttaaggtcacggatataaaataaattgctaatatttcagaaaatattcaTAGAAAAATAAGGAGAGCGCATTTCATTTACATGCGCATTTTCTGTGCTTATTTATGCACTGATGACAATTTAGTACCAGAAAAGAAAGTAAAGTGACCACCGCTTATGAAGCGCCGACTTTCAACGCATGTGACTTTAACAGTATCCCCGACTAGCAACGGGAGAATGACGGTGCCCGAGACTGTCTCCCAGTTACCCTCAATGTCACTGGCCATGAGGGACGCTACGTGACTGCCGTTCTTCCTTATTTTAAATCGAGTGTTGGTTGTCGGCGTGGACAGTTTAACCATGACAGAAGTTGAGAACATGTATAGACCGTTGGTCGGGGTGAGGAACACGCCTGTCCTCGGGTTGTAGCCCCCGCCTACGTTTGTGACAATGTTGTAGAATACTATCGTCTGAAAGGATGACGATGTTGTTGAATCGGACGCAATGGTGGCAAAGATGGCAACGGGAGAGTGATGCATACTGTctgaaatcatataaaaaacaGTCCTATTGATTTTGCACTATACAATTTCAACAAAcagtattcatttattcaatcgTGTAACATGCCATAAAAACAAGTGATAAATATTCGAAATCGCGTCATCAGAGATAGgtacaatttataaaacaaatatttttacgGAACATAATGATATGTAgccaaataaatatattgtttgctttagcgcatgttttttttatttcgctcAAAGGAACGTATGTTTCGTGTCTTTTATATATCATCATGATAgtttaacctttttttatttcatcacaAACCCTAGGAGCGATTCCATGTATATGATGTAGGTTCTCAACAGGGTTACTGCCAAACAAAACGGCGATTGTCCTATAAAGCAAACATTAATATGAATGACTCTGCCGTTCCATCAATTTACTGCATTTATTTTAGGTTTGCAAGATATTAATTTTagcaaaaaatgttaatatgtattatctaaatgtttaaaaagaacCAATTGCTTACTGCAGATCATGTACAAAGAATCAGATGATTGTGCTAATCTGCATCACATTTAGGTATTTGTTCGTTTGTTCATACGTTTGCAACATTTGTAAATTTACTAcgcatattaatggcaatgtacACGAAATGATGTACCACGAGTCGAACGTTATTGTTTCTGCTGTTATTGTAGGCACATAGAGTAAGAAAATTACTTTATTAGTATATGTCGATTTTATTGTGAATTACGTTAAACTTATAAAAGTTTTACTATGTAAATCCATCTGTATTCGAATTATGGAATTCGAATCCATGTAATACAgatatcatgtgataaaaatgaaaatatttatgtttgtaaatatatcataGAAGCAATTGTTATACGTAActcaattattaataaaacaactcAGTATAGTTGTTATATTGATTTCTCTGACAGCCAATGCTAACAAGTAATAATAAATGCATAAGAAATTGACTTTCATTTTCCTAAATTAGGACATTagattattatatgtttaaatatgtaacatgaatattttagaaCTATATGTATTACGACGTCTGTTCTGGTCATATTGTGAACAATCCACGGTGTCAATGACGGTAATGTGCCAATTTGAGAGATCTTGGTACGTCTTAGGAAATACAATACTGTTGAAGCAAGAGCTGTGTTGAACTCTCCATAAACATGTCTTTTTGACTATTGGGAAATAAAATACGGCTGAAGAACGTGCTGTGTTTAACTTTACATGAACATGTCTTTCTGACTGTTGAAAATATCATTGGATGTTGTTTGTGCTCCAAAGTATCTTCATTTACTGACCAGAAACCAGCCGTTCTTGAGATTTCAGACGTTACGGGACGTTGTAAATACTCTTTGCACCGAATGATTTCCGTCTGTgtgaataaaacaaacttaagcTGATACCGTTGATTTCAGTGATACTAGAGGAGTAGCACTGTCAGACCAAGAGATTAGCACGCTGCATTGTTATGACCAAAGGTTGAGGATTCAGCCATATACTTGAGAACatataattgcaaataaaaGTAATGTGAAGTTTAAATAAACCAGTGTGTTTCACATCTGTACATGATtcgtttaaaacaaaaatcaatagaCTAAGGTTTAGATGCCCGACGCTTTGGTTAACATTCATTTCGTTCTGGTGGGGCTGCTGCATTTGCTCGAAAGGAAACGCCCGAACGTCTATTTCAAAGACATGGGAGGTGGAAATGTGCTAGTTCTAAAGACAATTATGTTAAAGAGACATTAATGACAAATGTCCGTGACTTTGAATCTATatttaaaagtgttgttttgaaaactttgaatgatagttatgaaatgtttgataagGCTATGTGATAGTTGGCTTATATAGCCAAGACAAGAGGCCTTTTGTGGTATTGGATTAGATAGCCAGGGTAATAGGCCTTTTTGTGATGTTTAGCTTAGATCGCCAGGGCTAGAGGCCCTTTTCTGATATTTGGCATACATAGCCAGGACATAAGAGGATTGTGTGATATTTGGCAAAGAAAATTACAtgtgttgttgtgtttgtttgtttttttagctATGTTTTAGTTTAGTGCAATTTGTGTGTTTACGTTGCCATGTTCCTTCTTATTTGGTATGGTTCATGTATTAAAGGTATACTAGCAATTATCAAATCATTAATCTATTACCCTCTTTTTGTCTCGAGCATGTTtaccaaatacaaatacaatactacTTAATAAACTGTGTGTGTTGTTGTGTACTTTTAGATAAGTAAATAATTGGTTTACTAACGTTTAAATTGAGAAAATGCGTTTCGGGGTCGCCATCATTCTTCCTTATATATTTAGTCTAATACGGGAACTATTGGCTTTATATAACAACACTAGagcacaaaacaaaacaaaagcaatgCCAAATAACGTTGAAGAGGCTGGTGCTGTAATCGTTTATTTTACTGGTATCAATACTTTTGCGCCTCATACTGGTCATTCTAAAATTCATCTGTATAGTACCTTTCAATTTACGTTGCATCAAATAGAATTCACATTAAACACATCTAACACATTTTCAGCGAGAAACGATTAATTTAAATCAGACTTACACAGTTTATCGTCCAGCCTTATTATTGACAATTCAGAAAACTGTCGAAACGGACATAACAGTTACATTACCATTTTAAGGTACACATGTAACACTATACTTGACATACGCAACACATAATATCTTTCCAAACTTTTGATCTTAATGACATAACTCAAAAGAAGTATACGGGCATTTCAGTAGTTTACAATTGGTGACTGGAAGAGCAACCATATAACCATTTGGTGACAATAGGGGTCGTGGGATGTATCGCATCACTACTAAACAAGAATGAGAGTGTACGCATTCcattgaaacagaaaaaaataacgaaGGTGACAGATTGTAAAAGCCGAATAATTATTCGGTTTAAAGCGTTGGAACGGTGGTATAGGTCCCCCTCCCccaatcattttgacatttctgtTCCAATATGGTGCATTtcgggcgtattttattacttttactcttctatattgaaatgaaaagcaAACGTTGACGATTTTAGGGGGGCGCCGGGTACGCCTCCTTTGGATCCGCTAGTGCAAACTATTCATTCTATTAAGAGCTTACTAGTCCTGGTCAGGCCTAATATGTATTATCTAGAACCGTCGGAAACATATTTAGGTATCTTGTTAGTTTGGACATAATTATGCAATTTTTTGTCAATGTACTACGCATATTAAAAGCAATATACACTAATGATATACCACGTAGGGACATAGAGTAAGAATATGACTTAATTAGTATTTATCGATTTTATTGTCAATTACTGTTAACATCTTTAAACGATTTTACAATGCTAATTCATCTGTATTCAAAGTCAATGAATTACAGACATTATGTTATCagaatgaatatattattgtttgttaatatatcattgaaacatttgttataCGTAACTCAATTATTACTAATACAACTCAGTATATTAGTTATAATAGTTTCTCTGACTGCCGATGTTAACAAGAAATCATAAATACTTAAGACCttgacttttattttcataaattaactaattagtttattatatgtttatcgtgacatgcatacatttataactatatgtattaagACGTCTGCTCTGTTCATATTGAGATCAATCCGCGGTGTCAATGACGGTAATGTGTCATTTAGAGAGATCTTGGGACGTCATAGGAACCCTTACGGTGTATGAAGGTATTTTATGGCTTTTCGTGAGAGTTGAAAACGTCTTTCTGACTCTTGGAAATACAATACTGTTGAAGCCATTTCTGTGTTGAACTGTCCAAGAACATATCTTTCTGACTCTTGAAAATTGAGTactgatatttttcaaacattggATGTAGTTTATGCTTCTGTAGTATCTACATTCCAGAATGTACTGACCAGAAACCAGCCATTCTTGAGATTTCAGGCGAAACAGGACGTTGTAGATACTTCATCCAAAATATACTTACAAAAACCAACCAGAGATTTGAAGCAATTCGTGAGATTTTAGGCAACGCAGGACATTGTAAATACTTCATCCAAAAAGATACTTGACAAATTCCAGCCGTTCTTGAGATTTCAGA encodes:
- the LOC128223445 gene encoding complement C1q-like protein 4 — protein: MHHSPVAIFATIASDSTTSSSFQTIVFYNIVTNVGGGYNPRTGVFLTPTNGLYMFSTSVMVKLSTPTTNTRFKIRKNGSHVASLMASDIEGNWETVSGTVILPLLVGDTVKVTCVESRRFISGGHFTFFSGTKLSSVHK